One window from the genome of Megalobrama amblycephala isolate DHTTF-2021 linkage group LG4, ASM1881202v1, whole genome shotgun sequence encodes:
- the capga gene encoding capping protein (actin filament), gelsolin-like a: MLHLRAAQSQFTHEVRQPGLWVWRVEKMKAVLLDPSQRGIFYNGDAYIVLSNRGKEGSDLHMWMGEKSSRDEQGACAMLSTQLDSFLGGEPVQHRQVQGYESPEFMGLFPKGVSYKEGGVESGFKSVRSSTGPVTHLYQVKGKKNIRAREVELSWGSFNKGDCFILDLGQTIIAWSGSKANMFERQKVREIAMLIRDTERNGKAHIIDVTEGEETLEMVQALGPIPALKDSSTEEDTEADISNSASLYKVSNATGQMTLTKLCEKGPFAQELLEKDDCFILDNGSNGKIYIWKGNGANLDEKRVALKVADEFITEMNYPKMRTQVEILPQGRESVLFKQFFKSWS, encoded by the exons ATGCTTCATCTGCGTGCAGCACAGAGCCAATTTACCCATGAAGTGCGACAGCCAGGGCTGTGGGTCTGGAGGGTGGAGAAGATGAAGGCTGTGCTCCTTGACCCATCGCAGAGGGGAATCTTCTACAACGGAGATGCGTACATTGTGCTCAGCAACCGTGGAAAGGAAGGAAGTGACCTGCATATGTGGATgg GAGAGAAGTCATCCCGGGATGAACAGGGTGCTTGTGCCATGCTTTCCACTCAACTGGACAGCTTCTTGGGAGGAGAGCCAGTACAACATCGGCAGGTGCAAGGCTATGAGTCACCTGAGTTCATGGGACTCTTCCCTAAAGGAGTCAGCTACAAG GAGGGTGGGGTGGAGTCTGGGTTCAAGAGTGTCAGGTCTAGTACTGGCCCTGTTACACATCTGTACCAAGTCAAAGGAAAGAAAAACATCCGCGCAAGAGAAGTGGAGCTTAGCTGGGGGAGCTTCAACAAGGGAGACTGTTTCATACTTGACTTGGGACAG ACTATAATCGCATGGAGCGGTTCCAAAGCCAACATGTTTGAGCGACAGAAGGTTCGTGAGATCGCAATGCTGATCAGAGACACAGAGAGGAATGGCAAAGCTCACATCATTGATGTAACAGAGGGAGAGGAAACGCTGGAGATGGTTCAG GCACTTGGTCCAATCCCAGCTCTGAAGGACAGCTCAACAGAGGAAGACACTGAAGCAGATATCTCTAATTCTGCTTCCCTTTACAAG GTCTCTAACGCAACAGGCCAAATGACCTTGACAAAACTATGTGAGAAAGGACCTTTCGCTCAAGAGCTGCTGGAGAAAGATGACTGCTTCATATTGGACAATGGATCTAATGGGAAGATCTACATTTGGAAAG GAAATGGAGCCAATTTAGATGAGAAGAGAGTTGCCTTGAAGGTGGCAGATGAGTTTATTACAGAAATGAACTATCCCAAGATGAGAACGCAG GTGGAAATTCTCCCTCAGGGTCGTGAATCTGTCCTCTTCAAACAGTTCTTCAAGAGCTGGAGTTAA
- the si:ch211-114c12.2 gene encoding basic salivary proline-rich protein 2, translated as MVRPHSGSPRSKHRPFSDNYSSMNHEGRYGPPSRSQRGFRGPPGKPSPSWRDNSSGPQSYPKRPSLMGERRERPHGQWMQNQDHFHPYPSSQDSQRGRRRPSPPRSSRPPPVQHRQSPHGPIHGPPSHRAPLFHGNHPSHTSPSRHFHGPPSERRVPSPHSSFRGPQRRPSPQEHDRSWCPAPRDRPFGRPALGGHHWNGPGGYPHPPGGDSRLSGPPQRKPREFHGRSSYPERWSAERDQRGPHGDVGRESRRPGMEWAHGGGGSPQSRPPYRSPARRPGPPPSGSSFRPYPPLRPQERPIGRPFKRKSQEFRRPPSSSGFEHGPPKRFRRELSVRPLPLRGFRGRGLSLNDKSRLLKARKFRAESVARFKLPPPRISDRVPKHKPQTAPKNGKDSSGVPPRKIPLKKMPSSRESSPSTVSKTAEPERESETKMESRRSVSAHSSSPIDRRLSRDLVVVSHWEAGHKPSTSSKNNAPWRNKAPKNKSEESESHGNLTLNERFTKLQSPTSSSQEQKERRSSGSPEKTLRKPASFQRPNFRSTVGVKRGPAPDGVLRKPLMGSLIPRPPFNQKPVFKKSQSIMSKYKNLQTLRHKVPHQRQATSYRRW; from the exons ATGGTGAGACCACACTCAGGATCTCCTCGTTCCAAACACAG GCCCTTCTCTGACAACTACAGCAGCATGAATCACGAAGGACGATATGGCCCCCCTTCAAGAAGCCAGAGGGGTTTCAGAGGACCTCCTGGAAAACCCTCACCAAGTTGGAGAGATAACAGTAGTGGACCACAGTCATACCCCAAAAGGCCCTCGCTCATGGGTGAACGCAGGGAACGACCACACGGACAGTGGATGCAGAACCAGGATCACTTCCATCCCTATCCCAGCTCACAGGATTCACAGCGGGGCCGCAGGAGGCCTTCTCCACCCCGCTCAAGCCGCCCTCCCCCAGTCCAGCACAGGCAGTCCCCACATGGTCCTATACATGGACCGCCTAGCCATAGAGCACCACTCTTCCATGGAAATCACCCTAGCCACACATCTCCATCTCGCCATTTCCATGGCCCTCCATCAGAAAGGCGGGTTCCTTCACCGCATAGTTCCTTCAGGGGTCCCCAGCGACGCCCAAGCCCTCAGGAGCATGACAGGAGCTGGTGCCCTGCACCTCGTGACAGGCCCTTTGGCCGACCAGCACTTGGTGGGCACCACTGGAATGGCCCAGGAGGTTATCCTCACCCCCCTGGTGGGGATTCACGGCTCTCCGGCCCACCCCAAAGGAAACCCAGAGAGTTTCATGGAAGGAGTTCATATCCAGAGAG GTGGTCTGCAGAGAGAGATCAACGTGGGCCGCATGGAGATGTTGGAAGAGAGTCCCGGCGCCCCGGCATGGAATGGGCACACGGAGGAGGAGGTAGTCCACAGTCTCGGCCGCCTTACAGATCACCGGCACGAAGACCAGGCCCACCCCCATCTGGCTCATCGTTCAGACCTTATCCACCTCTGCGACCTCAGGAAAGGCCCATTGGACGGCCATTCAAGAGGAAGAGTCAAGAGTTCAGGCGTCCACCGTCATCAAGTGGTTTTGAGCACGGGCCGCCGAAGCGTTTCCGCAGGGAATTATCAGTGAGACCTCTTCCTCTCAGGGGCTTCCGAGGTCGTGGTTTGTCCCTCAATGATAAAAGTCGACTGCTAAAGGCACGGAAGTTTAGAGCAGAGTCAGTGGCCCGGTTCAAACTTCCCCCACCAAGAATTTCGGACAGAGTCCCGAAACACAAGCCTCAGACAGCACCAAAGAATGGCAAAGATTCTTCAGGAGTGCCACCACGCAAGATACCACTCAAAAAGATGCCGTCATCCAGAGAGTCATCCCCCAGCACAGTCTCCAAGACCGCAGAGCCTGAGAGGGAATCCGAAACAAAGATGGAATCCCGTCGCTCTGTGAGCGCACACAG CTCCTCACCAATAGACAGGCGACTTTCACGTGACCTTGTTGTGGTTTCCCATTGGGAGGCAGGGCACAAACCCAGTACTAGTTCTAAGAACAATGCACCTTGGAGGAATAAGGCACCCAAGAACAAGTCTG AGGAATCAGAATCTCATGGAAATTTAACACTGAATGAACGCTTCACCAAACTACAGAGTCCTACGAGTTCTTCACAGGAACAAAAAGAAAGACG gtCTTCTGGAAGTCCAGAAAAAACCCTGAGGAAGCCTGCTTCATTTCAG AGGCCTAATTTCCGCTCAACTGTTGGAGTGAAGAGGGGACCAGCTCCTGATGGAGTTCTCAGGAAACCCTTAATG GGCTCTTTAATTCCAAGACCACCCTTCAATCAGAAGCCTGTCTTCAAAAAGAGTCAAAGCATCATGTCAAAGTACAAGAACTTGCAGACGTTGCGGCATAAAGTACCCCACCAGCGTCAAGCCACTAGCTATCGTCGGTGGTGA
- the mrps31 gene encoding 28S ribosomal protein S31, mitochondrial, translating to MYRRLIHIYQVRNGLIHIQNRGLPSSKCKERESFVPVIWATGRASQRPLGTSSISFSENKESSTSLSEDNKKRPEENEASAEVNSDGQENTKINEGNEISNAMLTSQLETEPVIKPEDSKKFDKTKTGKQSLLELLGAMKVEVTTIRKIRPPKIPRINERPDPQPMESAHSMFQHATAEGSQQRETLNPTLVAAASAAASTLPNSHQAESELLQQLRKHEAIPETQRRADGQNIGDIIADMKVGKRQNGRSNARPSSQIRFDDDGQGYTQDRGITGELDAVRTRKSPFTSKRLNIFTAGAEQDSLSDLGPTLWDINLAKQIVQTTNQMPRNGFEEMIQWTKEGKLWQYPINNEAGLEEEANVPFHEHVFLEKHLEESFPQQGPVRHFMELVITGLAKNHHLTVQQKQEHIAWFRDYFQQKDNVLKEAEV from the exons ATGTACAGAAgattaatacatatatatcagGTCCGAAATGGATTAATTCATATCCAGAATAGAGGACTGCCATCCTCAAAATGTAAAGAGAGGGAGAGTTTTGTTCCTGTTATCTG ggCCACAGGTAGAGCAAGCCAGAGGCCATTAGGAACCAGCAGCATCTCTTTTAGTGAAAATAAAGAGAGCTCCACATCCCTGTCAGAAGACAATAAAAAGAGACCAGAAGAGAATGAAGCTAGTGCTGAGGTTAACAGTGATGGACAGGAGAACACAAAAATTAATGAGGGCAATGAAATCTCAAATGCAATGTTGACATCACAGTTAGAGACTGAACCTGTGATTAAACCTGAGGACAGCAAAAAGTTTGACAAGACTAAAACTGGAAAGCAGAGTCTTCTGGAGTTGCTAGGGGCAATGAAGGTGGAGGTCACAACCATACGTAAAATAAGACCCCCAAAGATCCCAAGAATCAATGAGAGGCCCGACCCACAGCCCATGGAAAGTGCACACAGCATGTTCCAGCATGCCACAGCTGAGGGTTCGCAACAGCG TGAGACTTTGAATCCAACACTGGTTGCTGCAGCCTCTGCCGCTGCATCTACACTGCCAAACAGCCATCAGGCGGAGTCAGAGCTCCTTCAGCAGCTGAGGAAACATGAAGCCATACCTGAGACCCAGAGGAGAGCTGACGGACAGAACATAGG agacATAATTGCTGATATGAAAGTTGGAAAAAGGCAGAATGGCAGATCAAATGCCAGGCCTAGCAGCCAGATCCGTTTTGACGATGACGGACAGGGATATACTCAAGACAGAGGAATTACTGGTGAACTTGATGCAGTTCgtacaag GAAGAGTCCTTTCACTAGTAAGAGACTGAACATCTTCACTGCAGGTGCAGAGCAAGACTCGTTGTCAGATCTGG GCCCCACCCTTTGGGACATTAATCTAGCTAAACAAATTGTCCAGACAACAAATCAGATGCCTCGGAATGGCTTTGAGGAGATGATCCAGTGGACCAAAGAGGGCAAACTTTGGCAATATCCTATCAACAATGAGGCTG GGCTGGAGGAGGAGGCGAATGTGCCCTTCCATGAGCATGTGTTTTTGGAGAAGCACCTTGAAGAATCATTTCCCCAGCAGGGTCCTGTCAGGCACTTCATGGAGCTTGTAATTACAGGCCTCGCAAAGAATCACCACCTCACGGTTCAACAGAAACAGGAGCATATCGCCTGGTTCAGAGACTACTTCCAGCAAAAAGACAATGTCCTGAAAGAGGCTGAGGTTTAA
- the slc25a15b gene encoding solute carrier family 25 member 15b translates to MAPHPVVQAIIDLSAGAIGGTACVFSGQPLDTAKVKMQTFPTLYRGFVHCFVSTYRQVGLRGLYQGTTPALMANIAENSVLFMCYGFCQEVVRYISGQEKGAVLSDMQKACAGSVASVFSSLVLCPTELVKCRLQAMHEMATSGKISQSQNTVWSVIKSIMHSEGPAGFFQGLTPTIAREVPGYFCFFGAYELCRSLFAEYMHCGKDDIGVAPIVFSGGLGGACLWLVVYPMDCVKSRIQVMSMTSRQSGFFKTFMHIFRTEGVRALYSGLTPTMIRTFPANGALFLGYEASRKIMMAQFDS, encoded by the exons ATGGCACCACATCCGGTGGTTCAGGCAATAATAGACCTCTCTGCTGGAGCTATAG GGGGCACAGCTTGTGTATTTAGTGGTCAACCTTTGGACACGGCTAAGGTGAAAATGCAGACATTCCCCACTTTGTACAGAGGGTTTGTGCACTGCTTTGTGTCAACATACAGACAGGTGGGCCTTCGAGGGCTCTATCAAGGTACCACACCAGCCCTCATGGCCAACATCGCGGAGAACTCTGTGCTCTTCATGTGCTATGGCTTTTGCCAGGAGGTGGTGCGCTACATCTCTGGTCAGGAGAAAGGGGCTGTGCTCAG TGACATGCAGAAAGCATGCGCAGGCTCTGTGGCCTCTGTCTTCTCCTCTCTGGTCTTATGTCCCACCGAGCTGGTGAAGTGCCGACTGCAGGCTATGCATGAGATGGCCACCTCTGGCAAGATCAGCCAAAGTCAGAA CACAGTTTGGTCGGTGATAAAGTCCATTATGCATAGTGAGGGTCCTGCAGGCTTCTTCCAAGGTTTAACCCCCACAATTGCCCGTGAGGTGCCAGGATATTTCTGTTTCTTTGGAGCATATGAGCTCTGTCGCTCTCTCTTTGCAGAGTACATGCACTGCGGCAAGGATGACATAG GTGTAGCTCCCATTGTGTTCAGTGGAGGTTTGGGAGGAGCTTGTCTCTGGCTTGTGGTTTACCCAATGGACTGTGTTAAATCCAGGATACAGGTCATGTCAATGACAAGCAGGCAGTCTGGCTTCTTTAAGACTTTCATGCATATCTTCAGAACAGAAG GCGTAAGGGCTCTATATTCTGGTTTGACTCCCACAATGATCCGTACGTTTCCGGCCAACGGTGCTCTGTTTTTAGGTTATGAAGCCAGCCGCAAAATCATGATGGCACAGTTTGACAGCTGA
- the tm4sf21a gene encoding transmembrane 4 L6 family member 4 — MCTGKCALCVGTSLYPLAVISIICNIMLFFPGWDVKYAQNSQITEEVKYMGGLIGGGIMVLIPAFHIHLTGKQGCCANRCGMFLSILFAAVGVAGALYSFVVAMMGLINGPYCKYLLIIWGTPFKERNESYLKDRDTWGTCIEPKNVVEFNVGLFSTLLVTSAVQLVLCAAQMINGLFGCLCGTCKKEKGPL; from the exons ATGTGTACAGGAAAATGTGCGCTTTGCGTCGGGACAAGTCTGTACCCATTGGCGGTCATCTCCATAATCTGTAATATTATGCTGTTTTTTCCTGGCTGGGATGTAAAGTACGCACAGAACAGCCAAATTACAGAGGAGGTCAAATACATGGGAGGACTGATTGGAGGGGGGATAATG GTGTTGATTCCAGCATTTCACATTCACCTGACTGGAAAGCAGGGTTGCTGTGCTAATCGCTGTGGG ATGTTCCTGTCCATTTTATTTGCAGCAGTGGGTGTAGCTGGCGCCCTTTATAGTTTCGTAGTGGCAATGATGGGTCTAATCAATGGACCATACTGCAAATATTTACTTATTATATGGGGAACTCCCTTTAAAGAGAG AAACGAGAGTTACCTTAAGGACCGTGACACGTGGGGAACTTGCATTGAGCCAAAGAATGTGGTGGAGTTTAATGTGGGTCTGTTCTCAACACTGCTAGTGACCAGTGCCGTGCAGCTCGTCCTCTGTGCTGCGCAGATGATCAACGGCCTCTTCGGCTGCCTCTGTGGAACCTGCAAGAAAGAGAAAGGG CCACTGTAA